The Candidatus Caldatribacterium sp. genome contains the following window.
GCACTCAAACCCCTGCGGAGAGAGTCGCGCAACTTCTCCAATCTCTTCGAGAATTCCCTTCAGGGAGAAAATGTCCCAGGAAGTCCTTCGCCAGAGGGAAGGCTCCACGTAGCTCCAAAGGAGTACCCCAAGGCGCTCCTCCTCCACAAACTGGTCCCCTCTCCGAAGGAAGACCCGTCCCACCTCAAAGAAACCAGGACTCCGACGCCCCCTTCGAGCATTCAAGGCCACAACTCTCAAAAGTCCAGGAAAAAGGGAGGGACGAAGGACGACATGGTCCCGGGAAAGAGGATTAAGAACTCTTGCTACATCCTCCACACCCAGAACTTCTGCTTCATCCTCATCGACAAGGGAAAGGGTCACCACCTCGTACAGACCACGGTGTACGAGATGTTCTCGGATTCTCGTAATTAAGGATTCCTTCTGGGGAATGTTCCCAGGGTCGAAGGCAAAGGAGGGAAAGGAAGAAATGATGCTTCCATACCCGTGAACCCGACCCACTTCTTCGACGATGTCAATGGCTTCCCGTACGTCGGAACGCCAGCTTGGAACACGGACAGAAAGTACCTCACCCTCTGAGGTTACCCTAAAACCGAGAGCCTCAAGAATACCCGTAATCTCCTCACGCGAAATAAAAGAGGAGAGTCTCTGTGTTATGAAGTTCACAGGAACTTGGACTTCTCGCTCCACATAGGGAGGCTGACCGCTCACCAACCATCCTGCCGCCACCTCTGCTTGTCCCTCCTCCACAAGGAGCGCAACTGCTCGAGAGGCTGCCTGGAGGACACAAAGAGGGTCAACCCCTCGTTCAAAGCGAGCCGAGGCCTCGGTACGCATTCCCAAAGCCCGAGCAGTTCGCCGAACCGAAACCCGGTCAAAGAGCGCCGCCTCAAGGAAAACCTCCCGGGTAGAAGGTCCAACCTCGCTCTCCTGCCCCCCCATGATGCCGGCAATAGCGATAGGACGGAAAGCGTCAGCAATGACAAGCATCCCCTTCTCAAGCGCCCTCTCCTCCCCATCGAGGGTAACGAGACGCTCATTCTCCCGAGCCTCCCGGACACGGACAACTCTCCCCCGGATTCGGGAAGCATCGAAGGCATGGAGTGGCTGACCCATCTCGAGCATTACGAGATTCGTAATATCCACGACGTTGTTGATGGGCCGCATTCCCCCAAGGAGGAGATCCCGAACAATCCAGAAAGGCGAGGGCCGAACCACAAGAGAAGGAATGTACTTCCCGGTGTAGTAGGGGCAAAGGTGAACCGCCTCGTTCTCTAAGGAGAAATCGTGTCTTATGTCTTTCTCAGGGTATCGGATCTCTGGAAGCACGAGAGGAATTCTGCAAGAAGCGGCAATTTCTCTCGCCAGCCCAAGAACGGAGAGACAATCCCCCCGATTCGCAGTCACCTCAACCTCGAAAACCGTATCATCCCCTACGAGGGCTTCGTAGACGTCGTCTCCCTCC
Protein-coding sequences here:
- the pheT gene encoding phenylalanine--tRNA ligase subunit beta — protein: EGDDVYEALVGDDTVFEVEVTANRGDCLSVLGLAREIAASCRIPLVLPEIRYPEKDIRHDFSLENEAVHLCPYYTGKYIPSLVVRPSPFWIVRDLLLGGMRPINNVVDITNLVMLEMGQPLHAFDASRIRGRVVRVREARENERLVTLDGEERALEKGMLVIADAFRPIAIAGIMGGQESEVGPSTREVFLEAALFDRVSVRRTARALGMRTEASARFERGVDPLCVLQAASRAVALLVEEGQAEVAAGWLVSGQPPYVEREVQVPVNFITQRLSSFISREEITGILEALGFRVTSEGEVLSVRVPSWRSDVREAIDIVEEVGRVHGYGSIISSFPSFAFDPGNIPQKESLITRIREHLVHRGLYEVVTLSLVDEDEAEVLGVEDVARVLNPLSRDHVVLRPSLFPGLLRVVALNARRGRRSPGFFEVGRVFLRRGDQFVEEERLGVLLWSYVEPSLWRRTSWDIFSLKGILEEIGEVARLSPQGFECRKETFPFLEEDRAFAVYASKTGEVFIGFGGRVPTPFLREHDIDGEVYYLEISLDLLGEMSSSPFFGEFSLPSFPSVIRDIAVVVDHSTPWSFVASRVEEEAKRHGMALEEFVLFDVFSGNPLPPDKKGFAFRLVFRAPDRTLAEEEVAAWVQIIKESLKRTGRVVLREEMTIPHE